A window of the Apodemus sylvaticus chromosome 15, mApoSyl1.1, whole genome shotgun sequence genome harbors these coding sequences:
- the LOC127666017 gene encoding olfactory receptor 5AC1-like — protein sequence MELNRTQLTEFVLRGITDRPELQVPLFLVFFFIYVTTMVGNLGLIFLIWKDPHLHTPMYLFLGNLAFADACTSSSVTPKMLMKFLNKSDMISMGECFAQFYFFCLSATAECFILVVMAYDRYVAICNPLLYLVVMSNRRCIQLISVSYLIGFLHGSLHVGLLFRLTFCSSNVIDHFYCDILPLYTISCTDPSINLLVLFIMAIFIQLSTFMSIIVSYAHVLFAILRTKSERGRNKAFSTCSSHLSSVSLFYGTLFIIYVLSGSDTDNSQGKMYSLFYTIIIPLLNPFIYSLRNKEVIGALRKLTK from the coding sequence ATGGAGTTGAACAGGACCCAGCTGACTGAATTTGTTCTCAGAGGAATAACAGATCGTCCAGAGCTGCAAGTCCCCCTGTTTCTGGTGTTCTTCTTCATCTATGTCACCACCATGGTGGGAAACCTCGGCTTGATCTTTCTCATCTGGAAGGACCCTCatctgcacacacccatgtacctTTTCCTTGGAAATTTAGCCTTTGCCGATGCCTGTACTTCATCCTCTGTGACACCAAAGATGcttatgaaatttttaaataagagtGACATGATATCCATGGGTGAGTGTTTtgctcaattttattttttttgtttaagtGCAACTGCAGAATGTTTCATCCTGGTagtgatggcctatgaccgttATGTAGCCATATGCAACCCTCTGCTCTATCTAGTGGTGATGTCCAACAGACGCTGTATTCAGTTGATAAGTGTATCCTATCTCATTGGATTTCTACATGGATCACTTCATGTGGGATTGTTATTTAGGTTAACTTTTTGTAGTTCCAATGTGATAGATCATTTCTACTGTGATATCCTGCCACTCTATACAATTTCTTGTACTGACCCATCTATCAATTTATTGGTGCTGTTCATTATGGCTATTTTTATACAACTGAGTACCTTTATGAGCATAATAGTttcctatgcccatgtgctcttTGCCATCCTGAGAACAAAGTCTGAGAGGGGCAGAAACaaagccttctccacctgcagTTCCCACCTGtcgtctgtctctctgttctatGGCACTCTCTTCATCATATATGTACTCTCCGGCTCTGACACAGATAACTCTCAGGGCAAAATGTATTCACTGTTCTACACCATTATCATTCCTCTGCTAAACCCCTTCATTTACAGcctaagaaataaagaagtcataGGTGCCTTGAGAAAACTCACAAAATGA